The following proteins come from a genomic window of Maniola hyperantus chromosome 8, iAphHyp1.2, whole genome shotgun sequence:
- the MED17 gene encoding mediator of RNA polymerase II transcription subunit 17 encodes MANSVNISVEAPIENQIQEITYDGQEIYQAPLSMSENLARLAQKIDFSKSEDEFCNIKKEGETSSDVKSEEDKEPGYQSSLWPWDSVRNKLRNALTEVSVLADVLSIAKEKRFMVLDPIQAEQVESRPMVQVYGRKKALSAAGAVLLNGVERLRASETMRMTRNMPDFHIDLLRLRQNWRLKKVSNTIVGDLSYRTAGSKFSQTGVFEVTKAPEEQIAQAMSMNATGPTPSALRVTVPPELQGVAFISVLCQKEQEDVVTATLSSSALNCPGTLPGEGAELHWQQKLEAAQNVLFCKELFARLAAEAVQLDASIPHMVVGNQIMATVLPGIQLLIGLCHNNGQNNNNPEGVKSEGTGSKSEHDHVLEHSLHQLLRAVHHSNTHHPFPHPASGPLGPSKRRSLAGPMAADRYELLEMSKEQSLLEQIIQQAQHFFMRRRSEYVLDTIAKEVKDPLIVSHWNALNSPTQSCVKINIMAYGYDAVCRTSLVVHVGEKTLKCICRDGKVRHLSYELQELRDLIYCQIYQHQMTAVQAVGRCMGWQLLASSSHLGSGPVEPLGNASSCLLASPNGDRMIAIRCEPSVGIQVFIAQSPRKDFFVSELVQDKKWENLGGAFKEVKLEKMEGKNFLNKMELLMACLSSPL; translated from the exons ATGGCCAATTCCGTAAACATATCGGTGGAAGCCCCTATTGAAAATCAAATACAAGAAATCACTTACGATGGTCAGGAAATTTACCAAGC GCCTCTGTCTATGTCAGAGAACCTCGcaagactggcacagaagataGATTTCTCAAAATCTGAGGATGAGTTCTGTAATATCAAGAAGGAAGGTGAAACCAGCTCAGATGTGAAGTCAGAAGAGGATAAGGAACCTGGGTACCAGTCTAGTTTGTGGCCCTGGGATTCTGTGAGAAATAAACTAAGGAACGCTCTTACAGAAGTGAGCGTGCTTGCAGATGTATTGAGCATTGCTAAAGAGAAGAGGTTTATG GTTTTAGACCCAATACAAGCAGAACAAGTAGAAAGCCGTCCAATGGTCCAAGTATACGGTCGTAAGAAGGCCCTTTCCGCAGCTGGAGCAGTATTACTCAATGGCGTGGAGAGACTCCGAGCCAGCGAGACCATGCGCATGACTCGCAACATGCCTGACTTTCACATAGACTTGCTTAGGTTACGACAGAATTGGAGACTGAAGAAGGTATCAAATACAATTGTTGGAGATCTCAGCTATAGGACTGCTGGCTCTAAGTTTAGTCAGACTGGTGTTTTTGAG GTAACAAAAGCCCCCGAGGAACAAATAGCACAGGCAATGAGTATGAATGCCACAGGACCAACACCGTCAGCCCTAAGAGTGACTGTACCGCCTGAGTTACAGGGTGTTGCATTTATATCAGTCCTCTGTCAAAAAG aacAAGAAGATGTAGTGACAGCGACCCTCAGTTCCTCAGCCCTCAACTGTCCTGGCACTCTCCCGGGGGAAGGCGCGGAACTACACTGGCAGCAGAAACTGGAGGCCGCGCAGAATGTGCTGTTCTGCAAGGAGCTGTTCGCGAGGCTCGCCGCAGAAGCCGTGCAGCTGGACGCTTCCATACCGCATATGGTGGTCGGGAACCAGATTATGGCTACG GTCTTACCTGGCATTCAGCTGCTTATTGGACTGTGCCACAACAACggacaaaacaataataatccAGAAGGAGTTAAG TCGGAAGGCACAGGCAGCAAGTCAGAGCACGATCACGTATTGGAGCACTCTCTACATCAGTTACTACGAGCAGTGCACCACTCCAACACTCACCACCCCTTCCCACACCCCGCCTCTGGCCCGCTGGGACCCTCGAAACGACGCTCGTTGGCTG GTCCGATGGCCGCTGACCGCTATGAGTTGCTGGAAATGAGCAAGGAACAGTCTCTATTAGAGCAAATCATTCAACAGGCGCAACATTTCTTCATGCGCCGGCGCAGCGAATATGTCCTCGATACTATCGCCAAAGAG gTAAAGGACCCCCTCATCGTGTCTCACTGGAATGCGCTAAACAGCCCAACACAGTCCTGTGTGAAAATAAACATCATGGCTTACGG ATATGACGCGGTGTGCAGAACATCGCTGGTGGTGCATGTGGGAGAGAAAACGCTCAAATGTATCTGTCGAGACGGAAAAGTGAGGCATTTGTCCTACGAGCTGCAGGAGCTCAGAGACCTCATATACTGCCAG ATATACCAGCACCAAATGACGGCGGTGCAGGCCGTGGGGCGCTGCATGGGCTGGCAGCTGCTGGCCAGCAGCTCGCACCTCGGCTCCGGCCCCGTCGAACCGCTCGGCAACGCATCATCCTGCCTGCTGGCCTCGCCCAATG GTGACAGAATGATAGCAATACGATGCGAGCCCTCCGTCGGTATTCAAGTGTTCATCGCTCAGTCCCCGCGCAAAGACTTCTTTGTGAGTGAACTGGTCCAAGACAAGAAGTGGGAGAACCTGGGCGGCGCCTTCAAGGAAGTCAAACTCGAGAAAATGGAGGGGAAAAACTTTTTGAATAAAATGGAATTACTCATGGCCTGTTTGAGTAGCCCTTTGTAA
- the Rsf1 gene encoding RNA-binding protein Rsf1 — MSSGGTRVYVGGLVEGIKKEDLEREFDKYGKLNSVWVALNPPGFAFIEFENVQEAEDACSAMNGFEMLGATLKVELSRKRDGPRRGGGNFRGGRGGSFRGGRSFGGSSGGGGGGGGGRSYGGSGGGRPFNRNGNGYGSGGGGGGGGGNFRSRSPLSRF, encoded by the coding sequence ATGAGTTCAGGAGGCACTCGTGTGTACGTCGGCGGTTTGGTGGAAGGAATCAAGAAAGAGGATTTGGAGCGAGAGTTTGACAAATACGGAAAACTGAACTCCGTGTGGGTCGCACTTAACCCCCCAGGTTTCGCATTTATCGAATTTGAGAACGTGCAGGAGGCGGAGGATGCGTGTAGCGCGATGAACGGGTTCGAGATGCTAGGCGCGACATTAAAAGTAGAATTATCGAGAAAACGAGACGGCCCACGCCGCGGCGGCGGCAATTTCCGAGGGGGCCGGGGGGGTAGCTTCCGCGGCGGGCGCTCCTTCGGCGGCTCGTCcgggggcggcggcggcggcggcggaggCCGCTCGTAcggcggcagcggcggcggcCGGCCCTTCAACCGGAACGGCAACGGCTACGgctcgggcggcggcggcggcggcggtggcggcAACTTCAGATCTAGGTCGCCGCTGTCtcgattttaa